Below is a window of Verrucomicrobiota bacterium DNA.
CGGGGCAACCATGATGTTCTGCCGCTTTAGGTTCTGTCCCACAAGTTGGAGAGGTGGAACGCCGGGGAGGCCCTCTCCGTGACCCTGGAGGAAGTAGGCTTTCTTGTTTGATGCGGGTTCGATCAGGGCAATCAGCGCAGAGGTGAGAATCTGCTCTCCACGAAAGGCTACCAATCGGGGGCGGTCTCCGTACTGGGTCGGAGCTGTGTCGTATTCCCCCATCTCCGGCGCGGGAATGATGGTCGAGCGCCCATTGTATTCCACGATGATGACATTCTCTCCGCCGGAGAACTTGTAGCGGGCTTGTAGTTCGTGAGCGCGCGCAGGGTTTCTCAGTGGATCGATACGCTCGACGGTGAGGTCACGATAGTGGTGCGCGTAGAACTGGAATTCCCGCAGGAGCGCCGTGATGTCGCCATAGAGTTCGGCGCCGGGGGAGGCGGAGCTAGGTGAGAAATAGATAATGACCCGCACCGGTGCTTTCAGGAACCACATTATCTCCTTGGACTGACTGGAGAGCTCGTACTTGTGGGATCGACTGAAATCGTAGCGGCGGTAGTGGTTGAGCGACCATCCGACGATGCTGCCTGCCGCGATCAGCGCCGCGGCGATCTGCAGCATGACACGGAGGCGGATACTGCGCAGGTGGGAGGGCTTTCTGTCTTGGGATGCCATGATGCGAGGGGCGAAAAGAATAGGGGATCAGGAGCGCCAGCGGCGGGCTTGGAAGCTCTGGAGTGTCAGGAAGAGAAAGAGCCCTGTCATCACGAGGTACCAGACCACCGGCCTTGTGTCGAAGATCCCGCGGGAGAACTGGGTCATCTGATCGATCGGGGAGAAGGTGATCGTGATCCCTTGCATCATCGTATCGACATGGCCCACTAGGAAGGAGAGGAGTCCTGTCAGGAAAAAGAGTGCGATCACGGCGAAGGTGATCACCGCTGCGGTGATCTGGTGGCGCGTGAGCGAGGAACAGAAGCAGCCGAGTGAGAGATAGAACATCCCCATGAGGAGAAGCAACAGATAGGAACCGACAAAGGCACCAATGGCACCAGCCGACGTGAGATGGGTCTGCCACCAGAAGATCAGAAAGTAGAGACCCGTCGGCATCCAGAGGAACGCGTAGAGAAAGAGGACGCCCAAGAACTTGGCGAGCACCACCTGAGTGTCACGCACTGGAGCCGTCATGAGAGGTTCGATGGTGCCGCTGCGGTATTCCTCCGAGTAGAGGCGCATCGTGAGTAGCGGAAAAAGCAGCAGGAAGGAGAACCAGAAAAAGACCGTATTGAAGAAGGACTCCACCACGGTCACTTCCGTTGGTCCGTGATTCAGGACGGAGACACCGGCGTAGAAATTGAAGCCCGTGACCAATAGCAGGAAAAAGAGGATCACCCAGGCCATGGGTGTCTGGAAGGCCGAGGCGACCTCCCGTTTCCAGAGGATCCAAAAAATTCTCATAGCTTGGCAGGCTCCTTGGTTGACGTCTTCCTCTCCGGCGTGCCGGGGATTCGGTCGACGAACGAAGTAAAGATCTCTTCGAGGGATGATTCGTGCGCCGAGAGTTCCCTGAGCTTCCAGCCTCTACGCACAGCCTCCTCGAAGAGTGCGGGGCGCGGGTCCCCAGAGGAGGATGAAGATAAAGATGGGATAATCTCGTAACGGGTCCAACTAGAGGTGGAGTTGGTGGAGGATGGGATGCCTTCTGCAAGGGATGCCGAGGCGACTTCTTCCAGGGATTGCAGGATCGCGAGCACGGCCTCCGAGTTGGCCCGATCGGCGGTCTGGATTTCCATTCTCACCGAGCCCGAGAGAGCAATGCCGGAGCGTTCCCGTAACTCTGCGGGCGTGCCGGTCGCGACGATATGCCCCTTGTTAATGATAAGGACGCGGGAACAGGTCATCTCCACCTCGCTCAGGATATGGCTGGAAAGCAGGATTGTATGCCGCTTCGCCAGTCCCTTGATGAGTTCCCTGACTTCACGGATCTGACCCGGGTCGAGACCTATGGTCGGTTCGTCGAGGATAAGGATGTCGGGTTCATTCACCAGAGCATCAGCAAGTCCAACGCGCTGGCGGTATCCCTTGGAGAGAGTTCCTATGAGCTGATTGCGAACATGACTGATGGTGCAGAGCTCCAGGGCATCCTCAACCTTTTCGGTGATACGGCGGGAGCGGACTCCTTTTAGGGCGGCTCGGTAGCGGAGGTATTCTCCGACGCGCATCTCGGGATAGAGAGGAACGTTTTCGGGAAGGTAGCCGATCCGGGACCGTGCCTTGAGCGACTGGCTCAGGATATCGAAACCCGCGATCCTCACCTCGCCCGCATCTGCTGGGAGATATCCGCTGAGGATTTTCATCGTCGTGCTCTTGCCGGCGCCGTTAGGCCCCAGGAAGCCGACCACCTCGCCTCGATCGACCGAGAAAGAGAGATCCCGGACGGCATCGGTCGCGCCGTAGCTTTTAGTGAGTCCTTGGACAGAGATCATGCGGAGGCCGGGAAGATAAGAAAACTAACTGCTATGAGCCGGCGGTGCAAGAATGCTCGGGCAGCCGACATTGCCAGCTTGCTCCTCTCCACTTATCTGTTAAAGAATAAGATTTCTGTGTCCTTGCTGGGAAAATCCAGCTTGAGCCACGGATGACACGACTTTTCATACCTTCATGAGCACATCCTTCACGGCCCGCTGGAACGAAGCGGCCATCGATGAAAATTACGAAAAATGGCAACGGGACGCAGCCTCCGTATCGCCTGACTGGGCCTCCTTCTTCGAGGGGTTTGAACTTGGCTACGCGCGCTATCAGAAAACACCTGCTAAGCCAATCGGCGCAGTCGTTCCCACCTCTTCCACGCAGTCCTCCACAGCAACAACGACAGAGTTAGTTGCAGGTGAAACCTCCCTTCAGAGCCGTGTCGAGGCGCTGATCTACACCTACCGGACGCTTGGTCACACGGCCTCGCGTCTCAACCCTCTCGTGGATGAGGTTCCTTACCAGCCACTGCTGGAGCTGAAGGAATTCGGACTCACCGAGGCTGATCTGGATACCACGGTCTGTTCCCGTTCCTTCCGCGACGGAGTTCCGATGAAGTTGCGCGACATCATCGAGGAGATGAAGGCTATCTACTGCGACACCCTCGGTGTGGAGTACATGCACATTCAGAATCCCCGTATCCGCCACTGGATCCGCGAGCGGGTCGAGGCTCGTGCAGGGAAGGCCGACACGGAGACTCCCCACTACAGGATCCTACGCACACTCCACAAGGCGGAGAGCTTCGAGCACTTCATTCACACAACCTATGTCGGGAGCAAGCGCTTCTCGCTCGAGGGTGGCGAGTCGATGATGGTGGCCCTCTCAGAGATCCTCTTCCGGTCCCCAGGGGCCGGTGTGAAGGAGATCGTTCTTGGCATGGCCCACCGCGGCCGCCTGAACATCCTGACGAATTTCCTCAAGAAACCCTTCGAGATCCTCTTCAACGAATTCAGCGATAAGTACGATCCCGATCTCGGCGAGGCCAGCGGCGATGTGAAGTACCACCTCGGTTACCAGACGACGCGCCGCAACGAGCAGGGCCAGGAGGTGGAGGTCTATCTCGCCGCCAACCCCAGTCATCTGGAGGCGGTGAATCCCGTCGTCCTTGGCAAGGCACGCGCACGTCAGCGCATTCTCGATGACACGATCGACCGTCGGAAAGTCGTCCCGATCCTGATTCACGGCGATGCTGCCTTCCCGGGTCAGGGCATCGTCGCAGAGTGCTTCAACCTCTCCCAACTGGAAGGTTACAAAGTGGGAGGCGCGATACACCTGATCGTGAACAATCAGATCGGCTTCACTACGCTTCCGAAGGATTCGCGTTCTTCGCTCTACTGCACCGAGATTGCGAAGACTGTCGAGGCGCCCGTTTTCCATGTCAACGGCGACGACCCGATCGCCGTTGCCGAGGCGGCCCGCATCGCGATCGCCTACCGCCAGGAGTTCGGCCGGGACATCGTTATCGATATCGTCTGCTACCGCCGCTATGGCCACAATGAAGGGGACGAGCCGCTCTTCACCCAGCCTGATCTCTATAAGGTAATCCGTGCCCACAAGCGCCCAAGCGAGGTTTTCCTGGAGCGTGCGAAGCAGCTTGGCACGCTCACCCAGGAGGATTTCGACGCCAGTTGGAAGAAGTCCCAAGGTCATCTGGAGAGAGCCCTTGCCGAGATGAAGAAGGGGATCGTCACCGATGTGAAGGCCAACCAGAAGGCCTTTGTCGGTTCCACCGCTGTCTTCCAGCCCGACTACTCCTTTCAGCCGGTCAAGACAGCCATCAGTGAGAAGACCCTCCGGACGATCGTCGACGGTCTCACGACAGTGCCTGCCGACTTCCGCATCCTTCCGAAAGTCCGCAAGACTATCCTTGAGCGTCGTCGCGAGGTCTTTGAGAAAGGAACCGGCTATGACTGGGGATATGGAGAAGCCCTGGCTTTCGGTTCGCTCATGCTTCAGGGAATACCGATCCGACTCTCCGGACAGGACAGCCGCCGCGGCACCTTCAGCCATCGTCACTCCGTCTTCTATGACGAGGTGAATCGCGAGCGTTACATCCCGCTGCAGCATCTCGCTGGCGACCAGGCCCGTTTCTGTGTCTACAACAGCCCTCTATCCGAGGCGGCCGTGCTCGGTTTCGACTACGGCTACTCCATGGATTATCCGAAGATGCTCTGCATGTGGGAGGCCCAGTTCGGTGATTTCGCCAACGGTGCACAAATCATCATCGATCAGTTCATCGCCTCGGCAGAGACCAAGTGGCTGCGACCCAGCTCACTGGTCATGCTTTTGCCCCATGGCTACGAGGGTCAGGGTCCCGAGCATTCCAGCGCACGCCTTGAGCGCTTCCTTCAGCTCTGCGCCGAGCAGAACATGGAGGTCTGCAACCTCACCACGCCAGCACAGTACTTTCATGCACTGCGCCGCCAGATGCTCCGCGATTTCCGCAAGCCGCTGATCATCATGACGCCGAAGAGCCTCCTGCGTGCCGAAGTGGCCGTCTCCACGACAGAGGATTTCACTAAGGGCTCGTTCCATGAGATCCTTGAGGGACCCAAGCCCGCAGATCCAGCAAAGGTCGAGCGTCTTATCCTCTGCTCCGGTAAGGTCTACTACGACCTTCTGGCGTATAGGGAAAAGAACGGCTGGAGCGACCGTAGTGCTCTCGTCCGGTTTGAGCAGATCTATCCGCTCAACGAAGAGGAGCTCCGCAAGATCACCGCGACCTATCTTGGTGCGGGTGCAAAACCTGAGATCGTCTGGTGTCAGGAAGAGCCCTCGAACATGGGCTCTTGGCATCATTTACTCCCGATCCTGATGAAGTTCTTTGGACGCGCCATCAGCTATGCGGGCCGCGAGGCCAGTGCCAGCACGGCTGTTGGCACAACTGCTGCCCACAAGCATCAGCAAGCCAACCTCATTGCCCAAGCTTTCGGTGAAAAAGTAAGCGGTAAATAACGAACAAATCTCCCAACTCCCAACCATTCCCATCATGAGCGTTGCTGTCATCGTACCTGCCGTCGGCGAATCCATTACTTCCGGAGTTCTCTCCGCCTGGCATAAAAAAGACGGGGATCATGTCGCCGTGGGCGACCTTCTCTTCACACTCGATACCGATAAGGTCTCCTCGGAGGTCACAGCCCTGGAGGCCGGAGTCCTTAAAATTCAAGTCGCCGAAGGAGCCGAGATTCCGATCGGCTCCACGGTCGCCGAGATTGATACGGCCGCGGCCGCACCAAAAAAGGCTGAAGGCGAAAGGCTGAAGGCTGAAGTGGCTGAGAAAAAGCCCGAGACCAAGCCAGTACCTGTGGCCGAAGCACCCAAGGCCGCTCCAGTTCCCACCCCATCACCGATTGCCCATTCCCCATCCCCCGCGCCTAAGGCGCAGCCCGAAGGGCGAGTGACCCGCCGCAAGCTCACCCCTCTCCGTCGGAAAATTGCTCTCCAGTTAGTCAATGCCCAGCAGACCGCCGCTATCCTTACCACCTTCAACGAGGTCGACATGAGCGCAGTCATGAATCTCCGCAAGGACGTCCAGGAGGGCTTCCAGGCCAAGTATGGTGTGAAGCTCGGCTTCATGTCCTTCTTCATCAAGGCTGTGGTGGAGGCCCTTCAGGTAATTCCCCAGATCAATGCCCAACTCGAGGGGGACGAACTCATCGAGAACCACTACTACGACATCGGCGTGGCTGTCGGCACGGAGAAGGGACTCATGGTTCCCGTCCTGCGCGACTGCGAGAAGCTCTCTCTGGCCGGCCTTGAGAAGGAACTTGTAGGCTTCGCCGTGAAAGCCCGCGAGGGAAAGATCGGACTCTCCGACCTCCAAGGTGGCTGCTTCACCATCTCCAACGGCGGCGTCTACGGATCTCTCCTCAGTACTCCGATCCTGAATCCGCCCCAGAGCGGCATCCTTGGCATGCACAAGATCCAGGAGCGTCCCGTCGCCATCAATGGCAAGGTGGAGATCCGTCCGATGATGTATCTTGCTCTCTCCTATGACCACCGGGTCGTCGACGGCAAGGAGGCGGTGACTTTCCTGATTAAAATCAAAGAAGCTCTCGAGAATCCGGTGCGACTCTTTTTGGATTAGTCCTAAAAGAGAGATTGGAATGGGCCTCTCCATTCAAAAGAGGCTTCCTTGGCGACGTCTGAACGCTAGACTTCTCCGATGATTGAACGCTACAGCCGACCCGAGATGCGCTCCATTTGGACGGAGCAACGTAAACTGGAAATCTGGCTCGAGATCGAGACTCTGGCCTGCGAGGGGATGGCCGAGCTCGGGATCGTTCCCAAGGAAGATGCCCAGACTATTCGTGAGAAGGGAACCTTCCGCATCGAGGAGGTACGCGAAATCGAGAAGAGGACGAATCATGACGTGATCGCCTTCCTGGAGGAGGTCGCCGTCCATGTCGGCGAGCCGGCCCGCTGGATCCACCGCGGACTTACCTCTTCCGATTTGCTCGACACGACTCTTGCGGTCCAGATGGTCGAGTCGGCAGACATCCTGCTCAAGGATCTTGAGGAACTCCTCGTGGCCATCGCCGCCCGGGCCAAGGAGCACAAGTTTACCCCGATGATCGGCCGCAGTCATGGCATCCATGCGGAACCAGTGACCTTCGGTCTGAAACTCGGCGTGATGTATGATGAGTTCAGCCGATCCATCGAGCGTCTGAAGGAGACCCGCGATCGCGTCGCCTACGGCATGCTGAGCGGTGCGGTCGGGACCAATGCCCATCTTGATCTGAAGGTCGAGGCCTATGTCTGCGAAAAGCTTGGGCTGAAGCCCGCCAATATCTCGACCCAGATCATCCAGCGCGACCGTCATGCCGAGTTCATGATGACGATTGCCCTGATCGGCTGCTCCATCGACTGCTGGGCCACCGAGTTCCGCCATCTCCAGCGCACCGAGGTGCTCGAAGTGGAGGAGGCCTTTGCCAAGGGCCAGAAGGGGAGCTCCGCCATGCCGCATAAGCGCAATCCCATCACCGGCGAACGTCTCTGCGGACTAGCCCGTGTCCTGCGCGGAAACGCCCAGACCGCCATGGAAAATGTAGCCCTCTGGCACGAGCGCGACATCAGTCATTCCAGCGCCGAACGGATTATTCTGCCCGATTCCTGCACTCTGCTTGACTACATGCTGGTCCTCCTTACCCGTCTCGTGCGCGACCTGACGGTCTATCCGGAGCACATGAAGCGGAACATGGATCTGACTCTCGGACTCTGGGGAAGCCAGGCGGTCCTGCTCGAGCTCACCGACCGAGGCATGGCTCGTAAGAATGCCTATGAGGCTGTCCAGCGCGCCGCCATGAGGACCTGGGCCGAGAAGATTCCTCTCCTCCAGACCCTCAGCGAGGAGAGCGAGGTCATGGAGCACATCGATGCGGCCGAACTCAGTCGGATCTGCTCGCCCGAGCGTCACTTCGCCAACGTGGAGGAGAGGCTTCGTAAGGTCGGCATTCAATAGAAGGCTTGGGATTTTCGCGCATCGCGGCGTTCTGCTGTACTCGCAACGCCGAGTGCTGGGAAGCACGGAGTAGCCTGTACGAAGTACAGCCCCGAAAGGGGCGAGGCCGTCGGGAGACGGCGAGGCAATATAACTACAGCTTGAACGGCACTTTGCTCCCGCAAAGCCGTGTCACCCTTCGGATTTTCCTACAGAAACTTCTCCGCTCCTCTTCCCAGAGGCTTGGTTCGCTTGCAGGCCTTGCGCCGCATCGAAACTTCCAAGCCTTGGGGAAAGATTACTCCGCGGTGAGGAGGCAATGACTTCTCCCGGGAGTTAGAGGCTGCTCGTAGGAAGCTACGGGCGCAGATGGTTACTCCTTAACGAGAGGAACGTCTCCTTGGGCGCAGTGCCAGAAGCGCAGGATCTCGACTTGATCGTCAGTCTCAGAAATCTGGCAAACAATTCTGTAACCCTTATGGAGCCAGTATCGGTAGGGAACTTCGGGATACTCTGGGCAGACTGGACCTGACAGGGGGTGCTTTCCAAGCATCCGTTCCGCCGCCTCGATCAACGAGTCACCCAATTTTGCTGCTGCATTCGGATCGAAACGGGAAATGTAAGAAACCGAATCGGCAAGATCACGGATGGATGTTGGTGCGAAGATTACGCGCCGATCCATTCCCTTAATTTCTTTTTGGAGGTATGCGAATCCATACCCTCACCATCACGGATTTCTCGGGATGCCTCCTCAATGCCAGCTAGGAAGGAAAGCTCGCGGATGATCGACAGCAGATCCGTGTTTTCGGGCAATTCACTGATCGCCGTGAGGGCCTGTTCTTTCGTGGTCATTGATGTTGATATACTCTTGAAAGATCGCATTCACAAGCGATTGGCAGACCGCTTCTCCGTTTCAGCGCGGGACACTTTTTTTAGTTGGCTGACTCCGCGGCGTGGGGGCGGTGACTTTCTCTGAGAGTTGAAGGGCTTCCACAGGCTGCGCGTGGGAAGTCACCGGGTGCTCTTCGAGTACAAGATGATAGGCGGCAAAAGAGCTGTCACCTGTGTTTTTGCGGGATCACGCCGCTTGATCTACGAGGTATTCCAGAGTCGGTTGACGGAGTGAAAATACCGCAAGATGTCTCCCGGATAACGCAGTGAGAGGAGCGCCTAGAAGTGTTTTTTCTCTCTTGCGTCTCGACACTCAGACGGCGGAAGGATACCACATTTAGGCTTCGATCTTAAACGAGACCCATGGACACCGCTCTGATCCTTCATTTTCTGACCACTCCGTTGGTGTTCCTTATTTGGACGACTTTCCTGAAGACCTTCATCCTGTTGAACGTGGTTCTCGGCGTCGTTTCGGTCACCGTGTTTGCCGAGCGCAAGGTCAGCGCCTTCATTCAGGACCGCACCGGCCCGAACCGAGTCGGTATTCCGATGACTCTCCTCGGGGGTAAAAAGGATATTCCTCTCTGGGGATTGGGCCAGATGATTGCCGATCCGGTGAAGCTCCTGACCAAGGAGAACTTCGTCCCAGCCGGTGTAAACAAGTTCTTCTTCTGGCTCGCTCCGAAGCTGGTCCTGCTCCCGCCTCTGTTGGTGCTGGCGGTGCTTCCCTTCGGCAGCTCGCTTTTCGGAGTCGAGATGACCATCGCCAATATCAATGTAGGCGTTCTCTTTATCTTCGCCGTCACTTCCCTCAGCGTCTACGGCATCACGATTGCCGGATGGGCCTCGAACTCGAAATTCCCGTTTATTGGAGGCATCCGTTCCTCTTCTCAGATGATCTCCTACGAGCTTTCGCTCGGCCTCTCGATCATCCCGATTTTTATGGTCTGCGGCACACTCAACATCAATGAGATCGTGGACTGGCAGATTAAGAATGGTTGGCTGGTGGCTCCCTACTGGCCGCATGGGTTCTCTCTGGATCAGCTCTTGCATCCCAAGGATCTGATCCACTCCCTGATTGCCGGCGTGAGTCTGGAACGTTTCCTGCTCTGGATTCCCATGATGGTCTCTTTCGTTATCTTCCTGGTTTCGATCTTCGCGGAGACGAACCGTCTCCCCTTTGATCTTCCTGAGGCCGAGCAGGAGCTCGTCGGCGGATACCATACCGAGTATTCCTCGATGAACTTCGCATCGTTCTTCCTCGGCGAATACGCCGCGATGTTCGCAGGTTCCGGGGCTATCGTCTCCATCTTCCTAGGAGGCTGGAGTCTGCCGATCATCCCAGATGGCTCTCACGGCTGGGTCTGGGGTCTGGTGAACATCGGGGCCTGGTTCGCAAAGGTGTCTGTTATTCTCCTCTTCATGATCTGGATCCGCTGGACACTTCCCCGCTTCCGGTATGATCAGCTGATGAAGCTTGGCTGGCTCGGTTTCTTCCCCATCGCGCTCTTCAATATTTTCCTCACTGCGATCATTCTCGCTGTCGTGCACCATTGATCATGGACATGATCGTTCATCACTAAACTTTCCAACCAAACCGATCCCATGGCTATCGTCGTCAATCGTCCCAAGCTGACCTTCGCGGAGAAGTGTTACCTGCCAGCGATCTTCGCGGGACTCGCGATCACCTGGAAGCACTTGAAAAGAGCCCTCTTCAACAAGGGAATCGTCACCATGCAGTATCCCGAGGAGAAATGGGATGCTAACCTGCCCGACTGGTACCGTGGTGCCCCCACGCTTGTCGTCGATGAGAATGGCAGAGAAAAATGTGTTTCTTGCCAGCTCTGCGAATTCATCTGCCCCCCCCGTGCGATCACCATCAAGCCGATGGAGATCCCCGAGAACGATAAATGGCGCAAGGTTGAGAAGCGTCCCGAGGAGTTCGACATCGACATGGCCCGCTGCATCTACTGCGGTCTCTGCGAGGAGGTCTGCCCCGAAGAAGCCATTTTCCTCCGCAAGGACTACTCCATCACAGGTCTCAATCGCGCCGAGATGGTCCATGACAAGAAGACGCTCTACAAGCTGGGCGGTGTCATGAAGGGTCTCACCTTCAAGTGGAACGAGCTGAAGTAACACCGATCCGAGGTTAAAAGAGTGAAAAAGATAGAAGCTTCTTCCCAATCCCCATTTCTTCCAATCTCCAGCTCTTAAATTCCTTCTGACTCAGGTTTTAGGTTTCAAGTTTCATCCTTCATAATTCATCTTTTCCGAACACCATGCTCCTCGCCGCCTTCTGGTTCTTTGCCACGCTGATGCTCCTCTTCAGCTTGAGCGTCGTCCTGCTGCGCAATCCCGTCTCCTGCGCCATGAGCCTGGTCATGTCCTTCATCTGCCTCGCGGCCCTCTACGTGACGCTTGATGCGACCTTCATCGGCGTCATCCAAGTGCTGGTCTATGCGGGTGCGGTGATGGTGCTCTTCCTTTTCATCATCATGCTTCTGGACCTGCGTGAGGAGAAGAGCCGCCGTCTGAACTTCGGCGTGACTCTCGGAGGCGTTCTGGTCGTGGCCGCCTTCCTCTCGATCATGACCCAAGTGATTCTATCCAACCCCGCCTTTGCTATCCCGACACCCACGATTGCAGGACCGCAGCTTTCGGACGTGAAGATGATCGGCATGACCCTCTTTCACTCCTTCCGGCTCCCCTTTGAGGTCATCGGCGTCCTCCTGCTCTCCGCTACGGTCGGAGTGGTTGTCCTGAGTCGCCGAACCCTCCGCTAAGCATCCTACACTCACACGCATGCCCACACTCGCCAATTATCTGATCGCCAGCGGGCTTCTCTTTGCCACCGGCCTCGGTGTCGTGATGCTCCGCCGCAGCATCATCGTGATCTTCATGGGTCTTGAGTTGATGCTCAATGCCGCGAATCTTTCGCTGGTGGCCTTCTCCCGCTACGGGCTCGTCTCGGGTCACCAGAACTACAATGCTCAGATCCTGGTTTTCTTCATCATCTCCGTGGCAGCTGCCGAGGTTGCCGTCGGACTTGCGATCATCGTCTCCCTCTACCGCGCTCGCCAGACCACCCATGTCGAGGATCTCGACACGCTGAAATTCTGACCACTTTTCTTTGATGAACCTCTCCACTATCGCCTGGATCACCCTTTTCGTACCGCTGGTTGCGGCGACGTTGATCCTTTTTGTGACCCGCGCAAGCAAGCCGCTTGCTGCCGGATTGGCCATCCTCTCCGCATTGATGACGACCGTCGGCGGGTGGATCCTCTTCGCCAAGAGTGCCGATGGGATTTACCATGGATTCAACTGGGTTGATTTCGGACAGACCTTGTCGATTCCCTTCGATCTGGCGCTCGATCCCCTGAGTCG
It encodes the following:
- a CDS encoding type II toxin-antitoxin system RelE/ParE family toxin, whose translation is MDRRVIFAPTSIRDLADSVSYISRFDPNAAAKLGDSLIEAAERMLGKHPLSGPVCPEYPEVPYRYWLHKGYRIVCQISETDDQVEILRFWHCAQGDVPLVKE
- the sucB gene encoding dihydrolipoyllysine-residue succinyltransferase, with translation MSVAVIVPAVGESITSGVLSAWHKKDGDHVAVGDLLFTLDTDKVSSEVTALEAGVLKIQVAEGAEIPIGSTVAEIDTAAAAPKKAEGERLKAEVAEKKPETKPVPVAEAPKAAPVPTPSPIAHSPSPAPKAQPEGRVTRRKLTPLRRKIALQLVNAQQTAAILTTFNEVDMSAVMNLRKDVQEGFQAKYGVKLGFMSFFIKAVVEALQVIPQINAQLEGDELIENHYYDIGVAVGTEKGLMVPVLRDCEKLSLAGLEKELVGFAVKAREGKIGLSDLQGGCFTISNGGVYGSLLSTPILNPPQSGILGMHKIQERPVAINGKVEIRPMMYLALSYDHRVVDGKEAVTFLIKIKEALENPVRLFLD
- a CDS encoding NADH-quinone oxidoreductase subunit H, producing the protein MDTALILHFLTTPLVFLIWTTFLKTFILLNVVLGVVSVTVFAERKVSAFIQDRTGPNRVGIPMTLLGGKKDIPLWGLGQMIADPVKLLTKENFVPAGVNKFFFWLAPKLVLLPPLLVLAVLPFGSSLFGVEMTIANINVGVLFIFAVTSLSVYGITIAGWASNSKFPFIGGIRSSSQMISYELSLGLSIIPIFMVCGTLNINEIVDWQIKNGWLVAPYWPHGFSLDQLLHPKDLIHSLIAGVSLERFLLWIPMMVSFVIFLVSIFAETNRLPFDLPEAEQELVGGYHTEYSSMNFASFFLGEYAAMFAGSGAIVSIFLGGWSLPIIPDGSHGWVWGLVNIGAWFAKVSVILLFMIWIRWTLPRFRYDQLMKLGWLGFFPIALFNIFLTAIILAVVHH
- a CDS encoding ABC transporter permease, with protein sequence MRIFWILWKREVASAFQTPMAWVILFFLLLVTGFNFYAGVSVLNHGPTEVTVVESFFNTVFFWFSFLLLFPLLTMRLYSEEYRSGTIEPLMTAPVRDTQVVLAKFLGVLFLYAFLWMPTGLYFLIFWWQTHLTSAGAIGAFVGSYLLLLLMGMFYLSLGCFCSSLTRHQITAAVITFAVIALFFLTGLLSFLVGHVDTMMQGITITFSPIDQMTQFSRGIFDTRPVVWYLVMTGLFLFLTLQSFQARRWRS
- a CDS encoding ABC transporter ATP-binding protein yields the protein MISVQGLTKSYGATDAVRDLSFSVDRGEVVGFLGPNGAGKSTTMKILSGYLPADAGEVRIAGFDILSQSLKARSRIGYLPENVPLYPEMRVGEYLRYRAALKGVRSRRITEKVEDALELCTISHVRNQLIGTLSKGYRQRVGLADALVNEPDILILDEPTIGLDPGQIREVRELIKGLAKRHTILLSSHILSEVEMTCSRVLIINKGHIVATGTPAELRERSGIALSGSVRMEIQTADRANSEAVLAILQSLEEVASASLAEGIPSSTNSTSSWTRYEIIPSLSSSSSGDPRPALFEEAVRRGWKLRELSAHESSLEEIFTSFVDRIPGTPERKTSTKEPAKL
- the purB gene encoding adenylosuccinate lyase — translated: MIERYSRPEMRSIWTEQRKLEIWLEIETLACEGMAELGIVPKEDAQTIREKGTFRIEEVREIEKRTNHDVIAFLEEVAVHVGEPARWIHRGLTSSDLLDTTLAVQMVESADILLKDLEELLVAIAARAKEHKFTPMIGRSHGIHAEPVTFGLKLGVMYDEFSRSIERLKETRDRVAYGMLSGAVGTNAHLDLKVEAYVCEKLGLKPANISTQIIQRDRHAEFMMTIALIGCSIDCWATEFRHLQRTEVLEVEEAFAKGQKGSSAMPHKRNPITGERLCGLARVLRGNAQTAMENVALWHERDISHSSAERIILPDSCTLLDYMLVLLTRLVRDLTVYPEHMKRNMDLTLGLWGSQAVLLELTDRGMARKNAYEAVQRAAMRTWAEKIPLLQTLSEESEVMEHIDAAELSRICSPERHFANVEERLRKVGIQ
- a CDS encoding 2-oxoglutarate dehydrogenase E1 component, with protein sequence MSTSFTARWNEAAIDENYEKWQRDAASVSPDWASFFEGFELGYARYQKTPAKPIGAVVPTSSTQSSTATTTELVAGETSLQSRVEALIYTYRTLGHTASRLNPLVDEVPYQPLLELKEFGLTEADLDTTVCSRSFRDGVPMKLRDIIEEMKAIYCDTLGVEYMHIQNPRIRHWIRERVEARAGKADTETPHYRILRTLHKAESFEHFIHTTYVGSKRFSLEGGESMMVALSEILFRSPGAGVKEIVLGMAHRGRLNILTNFLKKPFEILFNEFSDKYDPDLGEASGDVKYHLGYQTTRRNEQGQEVEVYLAANPSHLEAVNPVVLGKARARQRILDDTIDRRKVVPILIHGDAAFPGQGIVAECFNLSQLEGYKVGGAIHLIVNNQIGFTTLPKDSRSSLYCTEIAKTVEAPVFHVNGDDPIAVAEAARIAIAYRQEFGRDIVIDIVCYRRYGHNEGDEPLFTQPDLYKVIRAHKRPSEVFLERAKQLGTLTQEDFDASWKKSQGHLERALAEMKKGIVTDVKANQKAFVGSTAVFQPDYSFQPVKTAISEKTLRTIVDGLTTVPADFRILPKVRKTILERRREVFEKGTGYDWGYGEALAFGSLMLQGIPIRLSGQDSRRGTFSHRHSVFYDEVNRERYIPLQHLAGDQARFCVYNSPLSEAAVLGFDYGYSMDYPKMLCMWEAQFGDFANGAQIIIDQFIASAETKWLRPSSLVMLLPHGYEGQGPEHSSARLERFLQLCAEQNMEVCNLTTPAQYFHALRRQMLRDFRKPLIIMTPKSLLRAEVAVSTTEDFTKGSFHEILEGPKPADPAKVERLILCSGKVYYDLLAYREKNGWSDRSALVRFEQIYPLNEEELRKITATYLGAGAKPEIVWCQEEPSNMGSWHHLLPILMKFFGRAISYAGREASASTAVGTTAAHKHQQANLIAQAFGEKVSGK
- a CDS encoding NADH-quinone oxidoreductase subunit I, with the translated sequence MAIVVNRPKLTFAEKCYLPAIFAGLAITWKHLKRALFNKGIVTMQYPEEKWDANLPDWYRGAPTLVVDENGREKCVSCQLCEFICPPRAITIKPMEIPENDKWRKVEKRPEEFDIDMARCIYCGLCEEVCPEEAIFLRKDYSITGLNRAEMVHDKKTLYKLGGVMKGLTFKWNELK
- a CDS encoding NADH-quinone oxidoreductase subunit J, whose protein sequence is MLLAAFWFFATLMLLFSLSVVLLRNPVSCAMSLVMSFICLAALYVTLDATFIGVIQVLVYAGAVMVLFLFIIMLLDLREEKSRRLNFGVTLGGVLVVAAFLSIMTQVILSNPAFAIPTPTIAGPQLSDVKMIGMTLFHSFRLPFEVIGVLLLSATVGVVVLSRRTLR